Proteins found in one Oreochromis niloticus isolate F11D_XX linkage group LG22, O_niloticus_UMD_NMBU, whole genome shotgun sequence genomic segment:
- the ndufs5 gene encoding NADH dehydrogenase [ubiquinone] iron-sulfur protein 5: MPFVDLQSRLGINLDRWLLLQSGEQPNKRAARCHAFEKEWIECSHGIGQTRAKKECQLEFEDFYECMHRQKTHERLYAIRQQRDKLIKEGKYTPPSHHTGKAEQTP, translated from the exons ATGCCGTTCGTGGACCTGCAGTCGCGGCTCGGTATCAACTTGGACCgctggctgctgctgcagagcGGAGAGCAGCCCAACAAGCGGGCGGCACGCTGCCACGCCTTCGAGAAGGAGTGGATCGAATGTTCTCATGGCATCGGGCAGACCCGTGCCAAGAAGGAGTGCCAGCTGGAGTTTGAGGACTTCTACGAGTGCATGCACAGGCAGAAGACG CACGAAAGGCTGTATGCCATCCGTCAGCAGCGTGACAAGCTGATTAAGGAGGGGAAATACACACCGCCGAGCCACCACACAGGCAAGGCTGAACAGACTCCATGA